Proteins from a genomic interval of Symmachiella macrocystis:
- a CDS encoding MFS transporter, translating to MAKRSGEDSVVWLIWLTYGVFYFCRTNLSVALPGMQMPVEDGGLGLSKDQIGYILGGLKLAYAFGQLLNGQLSEKISPRVLLALGMFGSAGLNVLFGFGTGLYFLIFVWACNGYCQSLGWTPCVRVLGNWVPVLRRGKAIGIVGTGYQITLGLTYVIAGAAVTWYGNWRGALFLPAAILAGTAVIMLLFLRESPTDDDDDLSVGTHVRTDQSFVENLQLTVSNFALWRLGLALGLLNACRYGFLDWGITHLLEMQEAAGGSDGLSKVTLKYGVIAIGAAAGSYLAGWATDRFFGGRRAPVISFLLLMLAGLTVLYEFITRVQSAYTVECTMGLLVVIGFCIYGPQVLLVGTAPADLAKRGTAAAAAGFVNFMGYLGAFGGDTVTGWVAEHFNWQVALYTWAGWALLAAVVSATLWNAGGNSHAKANVVETEN from the coding sequence ATGGCGAAACGGTCGGGTGAGGATTCCGTCGTCTGGCTGATCTGGTTGACGTACGGCGTCTTTTATTTTTGTCGCACGAATCTGTCCGTTGCCTTGCCGGGTATGCAAATGCCGGTGGAGGATGGAGGACTGGGGCTAAGCAAGGATCAGATCGGGTACATTCTCGGCGGGCTTAAACTGGCCTATGCGTTCGGACAATTGCTCAACGGCCAATTGTCGGAAAAGATTTCGCCGCGGGTCTTGTTGGCTTTGGGCATGTTCGGTTCCGCCGGTCTGAATGTTCTGTTCGGATTTGGCACTGGATTGTATTTTTTGATATTCGTGTGGGCCTGCAACGGATACTGCCAATCGCTGGGGTGGACCCCCTGTGTGCGGGTCCTCGGCAACTGGGTTCCCGTGCTCAGGCGCGGCAAAGCCATCGGTATTGTGGGGACCGGATATCAAATCACACTCGGACTGACGTATGTGATCGCCGGCGCGGCCGTCACCTGGTACGGCAATTGGCGAGGCGCCTTATTTCTGCCGGCAGCCATTCTTGCCGGGACAGCCGTCATCATGTTGCTGTTTTTGCGGGAGTCGCCCACTGATGACGATGACGACTTGTCTGTCGGTACACATGTGCGAACAGACCAGTCCTTCGTGGAAAATTTACAGCTGACAGTAAGCAATTTCGCCTTGTGGCGTTTGGGGTTGGCACTAGGGTTGTTGAACGCTTGTCGTTATGGGTTTCTTGACTGGGGCATCACGCATCTCCTGGAAATGCAGGAAGCGGCGGGCGGATCCGACGGGCTGTCGAAGGTGACATTGAAATACGGGGTAATCGCAATTGGAGCAGCGGCCGGTTCGTATCTGGCGGGTTGGGCCACAGATCGTTTCTTCGGTGGTCGACGTGCGCCAGTAATTTCCTTCTTGTTGCTAATGCTGGCCGGATTGACAGTCCTCTACGAATTTATCACTCGCGTGCAATCCGCATATACCGTGGAATGTACGATGGGCTTGCTGGTCGTGATTGGATTTTGCATTTATGGCCCGCAAGTGCTGCTGGTGGGTACGGCGCCAGCCGATCTGGCAAAACGGGGCACGGCGGCCGCAGCAGCTGGGTTTGTAAATTTCATGGGTTATCTGGGGGCGTTCGGTGGAGACACCGTGACCGGGTGGGTTGCAGAACATTTCAATTGGCAGGTGGCCCTGTATACCTGGGCTGGTTGGGCGTTGCTAGCGGCGGTCGTCTCGGCAACATTGTGGAATGCCGGCGGGAATTCGCACGCCAAGGCAAACGTCGTCGAAACGGAAAATTAA
- a CDS encoding PH domain-containing protein, translated as MTTNDNVEDILYEEHPAMFRNRPVYFVLCCLLIAAFGIGLVMLLIWYFQSIGTTLIITEERTTLRRGVFSKYTNEVTHDNVRNVQIAQTFLQRILGVGNVGISSAGQAGVEIFVRGIPDPERVREIIHNGSRGEYEPA; from the coding sequence ATGACCACCAACGACAACGTGGAAGACATCCTATACGAAGAACACCCGGCGATGTTTCGGAATCGGCCGGTCTATTTTGTACTCTGCTGCCTACTGATCGCCGCATTCGGCATCGGATTGGTGATGCTGCTGATCTGGTATTTCCAGTCGATTGGCACGACTTTGATCATCACCGAGGAACGCACGACCCTGCGGCGGGGTGTCTTCTCGAAGTACACCAATGAAGTCACGCACGATAACGTCCGCAACGTGCAGATCGCGCAGACGTTTTTACAGCGAATTTTGGGTGTGGGAAACGTGGGCATTTCCAGTGCGGGGCAAGCGGGCGTAGAAATTTTCGTACGCGGCATCCCCGACCCGGAGCGCGTGCGGGAGATCATCCACAACGGCTCCCGCGGCGAGTACGAACCGGCCTGA
- a CDS encoding SDR family NAD(P)-dependent oxidoreductase — protein MQLNGRNILITGGRRVGAKLAVDLAGRGANIALSYFQSRETIEAVVDDVRELGVRGLAVQADLRKPADVDALVAQTVDELGSIDCLINMASTFNASPLDQLAPEDFDDNIASNLKAPYLTSIAVARAMQQNPTIDGLQGKIVNFADWAVFRPYKDFLPYLIAKGGVVTMTTALALELSPTITVNAVAPAMIDPPPHLTPEQIESIRQASPLKRIGIPSDANNLVMYLLEGTDFVTGEVFRVDGGRFLGTDHL, from the coding sequence ATGCAACTCAACGGACGCAATATCCTGATCACCGGGGGACGCCGCGTCGGCGCTAAATTGGCGGTCGACTTAGCGGGACGTGGGGCGAATATCGCGCTGAGTTACTTCCAGAGTCGCGAGACGATCGAGGCGGTCGTAGATGATGTGCGGGAACTCGGCGTGCGGGGGCTTGCGGTTCAAGCGGATTTGCGGAAACCGGCGGACGTCGATGCGTTGGTTGCCCAAACGGTCGACGAACTTGGCTCGATCGATTGTCTGATCAACATGGCGAGTACCTTTAATGCATCACCGCTGGACCAACTCGCTCCAGAGGACTTTGACGACAATATTGCTTCAAATCTCAAAGCGCCTTACTTGACTTCTATCGCTGTAGCGCGGGCCATGCAGCAAAATCCCACTATCGACGGACTGCAGGGCAAAATCGTCAATTTCGCGGATTGGGCCGTCTTTCGCCCCTACAAGGACTTTCTGCCCTACTTGATCGCCAAAGGGGGAGTGGTCACGATGACCACCGCATTGGCTTTGGAATTGTCGCCGACGATTACCGTCAACGCCGTCGCCCCGGCCATGATTGATCCGCCGCCGCATCTGACTCCTGAACAAATTGAGTCCATCCGTCAAGCATCACCGCTGAAACGAATCGGCATCCCTTCCGACGCCAACAATCTGGTGATGTATCTGCTGGAAGGTACTGATTTTGTCACCGGCGAAGTTTTCCGCGTGGACGGCGGCCGTTTTTTGGGCACCGATCACCTTTAA
- a CDS encoding cobalamin-independent methionine synthase II family protein produces MSDALLFPTSIVGSMPRPTYVKELISDNCPVPTADYNRTMRGAIHALAALQECAGLDVISDGEWWRKSYIGVIAELAHGFELSLNPADGRPWTVVVDKLSPKQPGFIAREISYLKQITNRKVKATLPAPSLLGERMWDTVKSSTAYPTREEFVQDCVPILRREVELLKEEGVDIVQIDDPHLCLFVDQDVRSRYADPDQSADFAVDMTNQIVEGIEGIKLAVHLCRRAGARVRGEAQFSGGYDPIIKQLNRLNVNHLTMEFTTPVAGDMAVFSKLRDDFEIGLGCVNCEPGEVDSAASIVARVEQALKYLAPERITLNPDCGFAPGSAAVVSLDEVYEKLKNEADAARQLREKYMG; encoded by the coding sequence ATGAGCGATGCACTTCTGTTCCCTACGTCGATCGTCGGTTCGATGCCGCGGCCGACGTATGTGAAAGAATTGATCAGCGACAACTGCCCCGTCCCGACGGCGGATTATAACCGCACCATGCGGGGTGCGATTCATGCATTGGCCGCCTTGCAGGAATGCGCCGGTTTGGATGTGATTAGCGACGGCGAATGGTGGCGAAAGTCCTATATTGGTGTGATCGCCGAATTGGCTCACGGGTTTGAATTGAGCCTCAATCCGGCGGACGGACGGCCTTGGACAGTCGTTGTCGATAAACTATCCCCCAAGCAACCGGGATTCATCGCGCGGGAAATCTCGTATCTCAAACAGATCACTAATCGCAAGGTCAAGGCTACCCTCCCTGCTCCGTCGCTGCTGGGAGAACGGATGTGGGATACCGTAAAATCGTCGACCGCCTATCCCACCCGCGAAGAATTCGTGCAGGATTGCGTACCCATTTTGCGACGTGAAGTGGAGTTGCTCAAAGAGGAAGGGGTCGACATTGTACAGATTGACGACCCGCATTTGTGCCTGTTCGTCGATCAGGACGTCCGCAGCCGCTACGCAGACCCCGATCAGTCGGCCGATTTCGCCGTGGATATGACGAATCAGATTGTCGAAGGGATCGAGGGGATCAAGTTAGCGGTTCACTTATGCCGACGTGCAGGAGCCCGCGTCCGAGGCGAGGCGCAGTTCAGTGGCGGATACGATCCGATCATCAAACAACTCAACCGGCTTAATGTGAACCACCTGACAATGGAATTCACGACGCCGGTCGCTGGCGACATGGCGGTTTTTTCCAAATTGCGCGACGATTTCGAAATCGGCCTAGGATGCGTCAATTGCGAGCCAGGAGAAGTGGATTCCGCCGCGTCCATCGTCGCCCGTGTCGAACAGGCGCTCAAATACCTTGCACCCGAGCGAATCACTCTCAATCCCGACTGCGGCTTTGCCCCCGGCTCAGCGGCGGTAGTCAGCTTGGATGAAGTGTACGAAAAACTAAAGAACGAAGCGGACGCTGCGCGACAGTTGCGTGAAAAATATATGGGATGA
- a CDS encoding CmcI family methyltransferase, whose amino-acid sequence MVSPKITADRTALQRSRTPKSETSGMVHGSRIDSGCEINPTATAVPGHMHLAREIYEHILSTQPDHLESLKELGQMDFEEGDFPQAIERLSQVMGTPMADAECLHRLGQAYAAQGDTSSAEAAQRRALELDPQMAAAHFDLGVSLRQQNKLGEATASFQQTLRLDQNHGGAFHQLGSTLEQQGNIDQALVCYQEARLKELIDAAFEIGMLQIRSEIEALVRTVLITAPRNILEIGSHRGGTMYLWCKLLENSGHRITVDLPGGDFGGLAVEDIESRNAMMSGWSENFSAINADSHAVSTYETVRETLDGEQLDFLFIDGDHTYEGVKLDFFMYKNLVREGGLIAFHDIKDTQLHRDQNCHVARLWGELSGDKMQIQSDAQWGGIGVIQC is encoded by the coding sequence ATGGTGTCCCCAAAAATAACGGCTGATCGAACCGCCTTACAACGCAGCCGAACTCCGAAGTCGGAAACGAGCGGAATGGTCCATGGGTCGCGGATTGATTCGGGTTGCGAGATCAATCCAACTGCGACTGCAGTACCGGGACATATGCATTTGGCACGCGAGATCTACGAACATATTCTCTCTACGCAGCCGGACCATCTAGAGTCGCTCAAAGAATTGGGGCAGATGGATTTCGAAGAAGGCGACTTCCCACAAGCCATCGAACGGCTGTCGCAGGTCATGGGAACCCCCATGGCTGATGCTGAGTGTTTACATCGTCTGGGGCAGGCGTACGCAGCGCAAGGGGATACATCCAGTGCCGAAGCCGCACAACGTCGGGCCCTTGAGTTGGATCCGCAAATGGCGGCAGCGCATTTTGATCTGGGTGTCAGCTTGCGGCAGCAAAATAAACTTGGCGAGGCGACCGCCAGTTTTCAACAAACGCTGCGATTGGATCAAAACCACGGCGGCGCGTTTCATCAACTCGGCAGCACCTTGGAACAGCAGGGCAATATCGATCAGGCCCTGGTTTGCTACCAGGAAGCCCGCCTCAAAGAGCTGATTGACGCCGCCTTTGAAATCGGCATGTTGCAGATCCGCAGCGAAATCGAAGCCTTGGTCCGCACAGTGCTGATTACCGCCCCGCGGAACATTCTCGAGATCGGTTCGCATCGCGGTGGCACGATGTATCTGTGGTGCAAGCTGCTTGAAAACAGCGGCCACCGGATCACCGTTGATCTGCCCGGTGGCGATTTTGGCGGGCTAGCAGTTGAAGACATCGAAAGCCGCAACGCCATGATGTCGGGCTGGTCCGAAAACTTCTCGGCAATCAATGCCGACTCACACGCGGTCTCAACCTATGAAACAGTCCGCGAAACGCTCGACGGAGAGCAGCTGGATTTCCTGTTCATTGATGGCGACCATACGTATGAAGGGGTGAAGCTCGACTTCTTCATGTATAAAAATTTGGTCCGCGAGGGAGGCCTCATCGCCTTTCACGACATCAAGGATACGCAATTGCATCGTGATCAAAACTGCCACGTCGCCCGGCTGTGGGGCGAACTGAGCGGCGATAAGATGCAAATCCAATCCGATGCCCAATGGGGCGGCATCGGCGTGATCCAATGCTGA
- a CDS encoding outer membrane protein assembly factor BamB family protein: protein MTAKTYQNALTVALLGLFLATSLVGCGGDDGDEEVATIEKTAADKAAKAKTDIKKPQKRESIVLGPREPYFAGSSPETERSGEDWPQFLGLHSDSISQETGLLNEWPADGPPVLWKMRVGSGYAAPSIMGNHLVLFHRQGNEDVIECYTADTGEWLWRETFPTDFRDPYGYSNGPRCTPLVTQDRVFTFGSNGRLSCLKLENGEILWTRDTNEDFDIPQAFFGVGSTPILEDNLLIVMVGGQPNAGVVAFDAITGDIVWENVGTDAWDMKGKPGADDPKLASYSSLVVREIQGKRHLLALMRPGLVSLDPQTGKINFAYYFRSRIHDSVNAAMPIVVDDQIFLSAAYGVGSVLLQVGADGQSVEEVWKNKDSMRAHWTTPVYHDGYLYGFSGRHEVPSSMRCIDWATGEVKWMTDEEEGAELVNPRDGASSIEPKWYGRGSAIMAEGNLIVLGERGALALVPVDPEKFSQISRVKYPEMKYPSWTGPVLSRKRLYIRCEDKAHGGEYYLLCVDLTGSAGS from the coding sequence ATGACTGCAAAAACGTATCAGAATGCCTTGACCGTTGCCCTCCTGGGCTTGTTTCTCGCCACATCCCTCGTCGGTTGTGGAGGCGATGACGGAGACGAGGAAGTGGCGACCATCGAGAAAACCGCAGCTGACAAGGCGGCCAAGGCAAAAACTGATATTAAGAAACCCCAAAAGCGCGAGTCCATCGTTTTGGGGCCGCGAGAGCCGTACTTCGCCGGGAGTTCGCCCGAAACGGAGCGAAGCGGAGAGGATTGGCCGCAATTTCTCGGTTTGCACTCCGATTCGATCTCCCAAGAGACCGGACTGCTCAACGAATGGCCCGCCGACGGTCCGCCGGTTCTCTGGAAGATGCGCGTCGGCAGCGGCTATGCCGCCCCCTCGATCATGGGCAACCACCTCGTCCTCTTCCACCGTCAGGGAAACGAAGATGTCATCGAATGTTATACCGCCGATACGGGCGAATGGTTATGGCGGGAAACCTTTCCCACCGATTTTCGCGATCCGTACGGCTACAGCAACGGCCCGCGCTGCACGCCCTTGGTCACCCAGGACAGGGTCTTTACGTTCGGGTCCAACGGTCGGTTGAGTTGCTTGAAACTTGAAAATGGCGAAATCTTATGGACGCGGGATACGAATGAAGACTTCGATATTCCCCAAGCCTTTTTCGGAGTCGGGAGTACCCCCATTCTGGAAGATAATCTGCTGATCGTTATGGTCGGCGGACAGCCCAATGCCGGAGTTGTCGCCTTCGATGCCATCACCGGCGATATCGTCTGGGAAAACGTGGGAACCGATGCCTGGGATATGAAGGGCAAGCCGGGAGCGGACGATCCCAAACTCGCCAGCTACTCCTCATTGGTGGTCCGCGAAATCCAGGGTAAACGCCACCTGCTGGCCTTGATGCGGCCCGGCTTGGTTTCGCTGGATCCGCAGACCGGGAAGATCAACTTCGCCTATTATTTCCGTTCGCGAATCCACGACTCAGTGAACGCCGCCATGCCGATTGTCGTTGACGATCAAATTTTTCTGTCCGCCGCTTATGGCGTTGGCTCGGTCCTTTTACAAGTCGGTGCTGATGGCCAATCGGTCGAAGAAGTGTGGAAAAACAAAGATAGCATGCGGGCACACTGGACGACACCGGTCTATCACGATGGCTATTTATACGGCTTCAGCGGTCGGCATGAAGTTCCCTCGTCGATGCGCTGCATCGACTGGGCCACCGGCGAAGTCAAGTGGATGACCGACGAAGAGGAAGGGGCCGAACTGGTCAATCCCCGCGATGGAGCCAGTTCCATCGAGCCGAAATGGTACGGCCGCGGTTCGGCCATCATGGCAGAGGGGAATCTGATCGTGCTGGGCGAACGGGGTGCTTTGGCACTTGTTCCGGTCGATCCGGAGAAGTTCTCGCAGATCAGCCGCGTGAAGTACCCAGAAATGAAATACCCCAGTTGGACCGGCCCGGTGCTCTCCCGCAAACGGTTGTACATTCGCTGTGAAGACAAAGCGCATGGTGGTGAGTATTACTTGTTGTGCGTGGACCTGACCGGCAGCGCGGGGTCGTAA
- a CDS encoding HD-GYP domain-containing protein, translated as MGTQLKRLSWIFAIQVACVGLGFWVQYQFLRSFSQRSASQVAWNEIASASSEIVSASRASQAEVIDVSHLLSQIRAAAPEQTWQATLVDADWQIVDRASKQNDSLGPGTTITWQPAGLPQPETNVGPVPGIAAFPDGLHAASVFNFSDSPEAVLIHVPLTAVNMTTSEAFKATPMAMSLALLWTCTSLGICTYMIGSRIGDAFEKSQLNAETDTLQKAQSLLRTQDAVIFGLANLAESRDPETGEHLQRIALYATALAQSLRNKPKFRDVVDEEFVRLIGTGSALHDIGKVGIEDAILRKPGRLSNDERKEIQRHPLIGSECLLKIERRLGASNFLQMAREIAHSHHEWWNGSGYPDNLIGNEIPIAARIVAIADVYDALATRRVYKPDLPHIACVGFIERGRGTQFDPDLVDAFLEVEQQFRRIAEQYSDFIRPGAESNASSTTYREHVDTDLGSSLEAAMATLKIRN; from the coding sequence ATGGGCACTCAGCTTAAACGTCTTAGTTGGATATTCGCGATACAAGTCGCATGTGTCGGGCTAGGGTTCTGGGTCCAATACCAGTTTTTGCGATCATTCTCCCAGCGATCCGCCAGCCAAGTTGCCTGGAATGAGATTGCATCCGCCAGTTCTGAAATTGTCTCTGCAAGCCGCGCTTCTCAAGCCGAGGTCATTGACGTTTCGCACTTATTGAGCCAGATTCGTGCGGCGGCTCCGGAACAAACTTGGCAAGCCACGTTGGTGGACGCCGATTGGCAAATTGTTGATCGCGCATCAAAGCAGAATGACTCGCTCGGGCCGGGAACAACGATTACTTGGCAGCCTGCTGGGCTGCCCCAACCGGAAACGAATGTCGGTCCAGTTCCTGGAATCGCAGCTTTTCCGGACGGTCTGCACGCCGCATCGGTATTCAATTTTTCAGATTCCCCGGAGGCAGTCCTGATCCATGTCCCGTTGACGGCCGTCAACATGACAACCTCCGAGGCCTTCAAGGCCACTCCCATGGCAATGTCGCTGGCGCTGTTGTGGACGTGTACTTCGTTGGGAATTTGCACCTACATGATTGGCTCGCGCATCGGCGATGCATTTGAGAAGTCACAACTGAACGCCGAGACCGATACCTTGCAAAAAGCGCAGTCGTTATTGCGCACGCAGGATGCGGTGATCTTTGGATTAGCAAATTTGGCCGAATCACGAGATCCGGAAACAGGCGAACACCTACAGCGTATTGCGTTGTATGCAACGGCGTTGGCCCAATCCCTGCGCAACAAGCCAAAATTCCGCGATGTTGTCGACGAAGAATTTGTTCGCCTGATTGGAACAGGGTCGGCGTTGCATGACATTGGGAAGGTGGGCATTGAAGATGCGATCCTTCGCAAACCGGGGCGTCTGAGCAACGATGAACGAAAAGAGATCCAAAGGCATCCCCTCATTGGTTCGGAATGTTTGCTCAAAATCGAACGGCGGTTGGGTGCATCGAATTTTCTACAAATGGCCCGTGAAATCGCTCATTCGCATCACGAGTGGTGGAACGGCAGTGGATATCCCGACAATCTCATCGGAAACGAAATTCCAATTGCCGCCAGAATTGTCGCCATTGCCGATGTTTATGATGCATTGGCCACCCGCCGGGTCTATAAGCCCGACCTGCCGCACATCGCATGTGTGGGATTCATAGAGCGAGGACGCGGAACGCAATTCGATCCCGATTTAGTTGATGCATTCTTGGAAGTCGAACAACAATTCCGCCGCATCGCCGAACAGTATTCCGACTTCATCCGCCCCGGTGCGGAGAGCAATGCCTCCTCTACCACGTACAGAGAGCATGTCGATACCGACTTGGGTTCATCGCTCGAAGCCGCCATGGCTACGCTCAAGATCCGTAATTAG
- a CDS encoding phosphocholine cytidylyltransferase family protein has protein sequence MQVIIIGAGRGARLMPTTAETPKCFAEIGGKRILDWSLDAFRQNGIDDFCFIGGYKIEKVQADYPEFEFRHNADWPNNNILLSLFHAEDLMDQPFICCYSDILFTPDVVARVAANAEDISLAVDTDWLSRYEHRTEHPSDDAEKVTVKNGAVTRIHREIQESDAHGEYIGVAKFSAAGAGRLRDYYHQVREKNAGQPYREAAVFEKAYLIHMLQDMLETGERMVHVDTPGGYIEIDTQQDFEYARQHWS, from the coding sequence GTGCAGGTGATTATTATCGGTGCCGGACGCGGAGCGCGGCTGATGCCCACGACGGCTGAAACGCCCAAATGCTTCGCCGAAATCGGTGGCAAACGAATTCTGGATTGGTCGTTGGATGCATTCCGGCAGAACGGCATCGATGATTTTTGCTTCATCGGCGGATACAAAATTGAAAAAGTCCAGGCCGACTATCCGGAATTTGAATTCCGGCATAATGCCGATTGGCCGAACAACAATATCTTGCTGTCTTTGTTCCATGCCGAGGACCTGATGGACCAGCCGTTCATCTGTTGCTATTCCGATATTCTGTTCACACCGGATGTCGTCGCGCGGGTTGCTGCCAACGCTGAAGACATTTCGCTGGCCGTCGATACCGATTGGCTCAGCCGCTACGAGCATCGCACCGAACATCCGAGTGACGATGCCGAAAAAGTGACCGTTAAGAACGGGGCCGTGACGAGAATTCATCGCGAAATCCAAGAATCCGACGCCCACGGCGAATACATCGGTGTCGCCAAATTTTCAGCGGCGGGAGCCGGTCGGTTGCGGGACTATTATCACCAGGTTCGTGAAAAAAATGCCGGCCAGCCGTATCGGGAAGCGGCGGTCTTCGAAAAAGCATATTTGATTCACATGTTACAGGACATGCTCGAAACGGGCGAGCGGATGGTTCATGTTGACACGCCAGGCGGTTATATTGAAATCGATACGCAACAAGATTTTGAATACGCTCGCCAGCATTGGTCCTGA
- a CDS encoding HD domain-containing phosphohydrolase, translating into MNTPHKPTERTKEQLILEISIIVVTMGLTCLLYQMQAYKMVILNLFFLPVVLSGFFLGRYLAGITALFCFMSASIVIALNLSTIEIYASASITALAITAWGAVLGLTSLLIGTLSDERRTQMGELHDAYVGVVEVLSRYLQSAHPRLKDRSVRIAELSQKVAAEMRLTARETDDIRVAALLYDVGNIEITTSVIRKAVGALEHDNDDNFKQTIQGMDLVMSLGSILNGAVPLLLNQDQQIEAAREALGTGTTGPVPLGAKIIRAVRAYDNLLLHKRGNADPSPVDPFTELQQDSSLDRGVLEALKSVTAEHSPAGASPWVEATV; encoded by the coding sequence ATGAATACTCCACACAAACCAACCGAACGCACGAAAGAGCAGTTGATACTAGAGATCTCGATCATCGTGGTAACGATGGGGCTGACTTGCCTGCTCTACCAGATGCAAGCCTATAAAATGGTGATTCTCAATCTGTTCTTTCTGCCGGTCGTATTGAGCGGATTTTTTCTCGGGCGATATCTGGCCGGCATTACGGCATTGTTTTGTTTCATGTCAGCTTCGATTGTGATTGCTTTGAACCTTTCCACCATCGAAATCTATGCCTCGGCCTCGATCACAGCATTAGCGATCACCGCCTGGGGAGCCGTTTTAGGGCTGACTTCCTTATTGATTGGCACGCTGAGTGACGAGCGGCGCACTCAAATGGGCGAACTGCATGACGCCTATGTCGGCGTGGTGGAAGTCCTCTCACGCTATCTGCAAAGTGCCCATCCGCGATTGAAGGACCGTTCGGTGCGGATTGCGGAATTGAGCCAGAAGGTTGCTGCTGAAATGCGGCTGACTGCTCGGGAGACGGATGATATTCGTGTGGCAGCACTGTTGTACGACGTGGGAAACATCGAAATCACCACCTCAGTTATCCGCAAAGCAGTCGGCGCGCTGGAGCATGACAACGACGACAACTTTAAGCAAACCATACAAGGGATGGATTTGGTGATGTCGCTGGGATCGATTCTCAACGGCGCTGTGCCGTTGCTACTCAACCAAGACCAACAAATCGAGGCAGCCCGCGAGGCATTGGGAACCGGGACGACGGGGCCGGTGCCGCTGGGCGCAAAAATTATTCGAGCAGTGCGGGCCTACGACAACTTACTGCTACACAAACGCGGCAATGCGGATCCATCGCCCGTGGATCCGTTCACGGAACTTCAGCAGGATAGCTCACTCGACAGAGGCGTACTGGAGGCGCTGAAATCAGTGACGGCAGAGCATAGCCCCGCAGGTGCGTCACCATGGGTCGAAGCGACAGTCTAA